A window of the Tachysurus fulvidraco isolate hzauxx_2018 chromosome 6, HZAU_PFXX_2.0, whole genome shotgun sequence genome harbors these coding sequences:
- the LOC113636611 gene encoding hatching enzyme 1.2-like, giving the protein MSYLQENERTAVDTIMDINDYEAVDVKDGVKLREGDIAVSSRTEKSCFAQSCLWSKSVDGHVYIAYTLSPEYTEVDRRTIKQGMNLIERNTCVRFVPRTHQRDFLDIQPKTGCWSYLGSSGGRQTLSLQSPECVSSGVVSHQLMHVLGFVHEQSRADRDKYITIKWSKIQKDHVRNFEKFKMNNIDMPYDYGSIMHFGKYAYSENGDPTIVPKRSWNIKLGQRFGPSKIDVMKINKLYECA; this is encoded by the exons ATGAGTTACTTACAAGAGAACGAAAGAACTGCGGTGGACACAATTATGGACATCAATGACTATGAAG CAGTGGATGTGAAAGATGGAGTGAAACTCAGAGAGGGAGATATTGCCGTCTCCAGCAGAACTGAGAAAAGTTGTTTCGCCCAAAGCTGTTTATGGTCCAAATCTGTAGATGGGCATGTTTACATCgcatacacactctcacctgagtaca CTGAAGTGGATCGCCGAACTATAAAACAAGGGATGAATCTGATTGAGAGAAACACGTGTGTGCGCTTTGTACCCAGAACACACCAGAGAGACTTCCTGGACATTCAGCCTAAAACTGG gtGTTGGTCATATTTGGGCTCCAGCGGCGGCAGACAGACTCTTTCCTTACAAAGTCCAGAGTGTGTGAGCTCTGGAGTTGTTTCTCATCAGCTCATGCATGTGCTTGGATTTGTACATGAACAGTCACGTGCTGATCGTGATAAATACATCACCATCAAGTGGTCAAAAATTCagaaag aTCATGTAAGGAACTTTGAGAAGTTTAAGATGAACAACATAGACATGCCTTATGACTATGGCTCCATCATGCACTTTGGAAA aTACGCCTACTCTGAAAACGGTGATCCTACCATTGTTCCAAAACGAAGCTGGAACATTAAACTGGGACAGCGATTTGGTCCAAGTAAAATTGATGTTATGAAAATCAATAAACTCTATGAATGTGCTTAG